One region of bacterium genomic DNA includes:
- a CDS encoding thermonuclease family protein: MNHKGLFAFFSMVLIALPVACWAQEDEEQLKNGVAIQELTEDRSGSPESMLSIPYGGDHQGVVTAVIDASRIAIDGEEMELVGVAAPQRNADGTARDCFSHESATYVESRIIGKRVSYTFEKQDGHEQHLGAQRIYLYIGGSMLNSEFIRRGMALADRRPGYPEEDAFVELQQEASRGHLGLWHSCPVECDRFGDCMTKGW; the protein is encoded by the coding sequence ATGAATCACAAGGGCTTGTTTGCGTTTTTTTCCATGGTGTTGATCGCGCTGCCTGTCGCCTGTTGGGCGCAGGAAGACGAGGAGCAACTTAAGAACGGCGTTGCCATCCAGGAGCTGACCGAAGATAGATCCGGGTCGCCAGAATCCATGCTGTCGATACCTTACGGCGGCGATCACCAGGGAGTGGTCACCGCGGTCATAGACGCCTCCAGGATTGCGATAGACGGCGAGGAGATGGAGCTCGTGGGAGTTGCGGCGCCCCAGCGTAACGCCGATGGAACCGCGCGCGACTGTTTTTCTCACGAATCTGCGACGTATGTGGAGTCGCGCATAATCGGCAAGCGCGTGTCATACACGTTTGAGAAACAGGACGGCCATGAGCAACACCTTGGCGCACAGCGCATATATCTCTACATCGGCGGTTCCATGCTGAACTCGGAGTTCATAAGGAGGGGCATGGCCCTGGCCGATCGCAGGCCCGGCTATCCCGAGGAAGATGCATTCGTGGAACTGCAGCAAGAGGCAAGCAGGGGGCATCTGGGTCTCTGGCATTCGTGTCCTGTGGAGTGCGATCGTTTTGGAGATTGCATGACAAAAGGTTGGTAA
- a CDS encoding aminotransferase class I/II-fold pyridoxal phosphate-dependent enzyme: MNFPRLERLPPYVLAEVAGHMRRARQEGRDIINLGMGNPDLPTPGHIVDKLCEAASKPINHRYSLSRGIYKLREAICARYRNKYDVALDPDSEAIATIGTKEGLAHLVFALTSPGDVVMVPNPTYPIHAYSVIIAGADLRNVRIAPDLDFFEEIKRAAESTWPRPKIMIISFPSNPTAQVVDISFFEKVVEFARANNILVIHDLAYADLCFDGYSAPSILQVKGAKELAVEFYSMSKGFSMPGWRVGFCLGNHEMVAALARIKSYLDYGMFQPIQIAATVALQRSDECVSEICEIYRARRDALCDGLARAGWRIDRPRATMFAWAKIPDRFVSMGSVAFCNKLLDEASIAVSPGAGFGDQGEGFVRFALVENEERIKQAARGIKTMFERAR, from the coding sequence ATGAATTTTCCCAGGTTAGAGAGGCTGCCGCCGTATGTGCTCGCAGAGGTCGCGGGGCACATGCGCCGGGCGCGGCAGGAGGGCAGAGACATAATAAACCTCGGCATGGGAAACCCTGATCTCCCCACCCCGGGCCACATCGTGGACAAGCTCTGCGAGGCCGCGTCCAAACCGATCAACCACCGCTATTCGCTCTCCAGGGGGATATACAAACTGAGGGAGGCGATCTGCGCGCGCTACAGAAACAAATACGACGTGGCCCTCGACCCCGACTCCGAAGCGATCGCAACCATCGGCACAAAGGAGGGGCTCGCACACCTGGTCTTCGCGCTCACATCACCGGGAGACGTGGTGATGGTGCCCAACCCCACCTATCCCATACACGCATACTCGGTCATCATCGCGGGCGCTGACCTGCGCAACGTGCGCATAGCGCCTGACCTGGATTTCTTCGAGGAGATCAAGAGGGCGGCGGAGAGCACGTGGCCTAGGCCTAAGATCATGATCATATCGTTCCCCTCGAACCCGACCGCGCAGGTCGTGGATATCTCCTTCTTCGAGAAGGTGGTGGAGTTCGCGCGCGCGAACAATATCCTCGTGATCCATGATCTCGCGTACGCAGACCTGTGCTTCGACGGATACTCCGCCCCGTCGATACTGCAGGTGAAAGGCGCGAAAGAGCTGGCGGTCGAGTTCTACTCCATGTCCAAGGGCTTCTCCATGCCTGGCTGGAGGGTCGGCTTCTGCCTAGGCAACCACGAGATGGTGGCCGCGCTCGCGCGCATAAAGAGCTACCTCGACTACGGCATGTTCCAGCCGATCCAGATCGCGGCCACGGTCGCTCTCCAGCGCTCGGACGAATGCGTGAGCGAAATCTGCGAAATCTACCGGGCGAGGCGCGATGCGCTCTGCGACGGACTCGCGCGCGCAGGCTGGCGGATCGACAGGCCCAGGGCAACGATGTTCGCGTGGGCGAAGATCCCGGATCGCTTTGTCTCCATGGGCTCGGTCGCGTTCTGCAATAAACTGCTCGACGAGGCGTCGATAGCGGTATCGCCGGGCGCGGGTTTCGGAGACCAGGGCGAAGGATTCGTACGCTTCGCGCTCGTCGAGAACGAGGAGCGCATCAAACAGGCGGCCCGCGGAATCAAGACCATGTTCGAGAGGGCAAGATGA
- a CDS encoding DUF364 domain-containing protein, which produces MRIIEQILDGIDDAPLSEAHLFDRACLVKSRHAGVAYRFREERSMSGAPAAQGAMELARLALSSELDKASVGVAAINSLIELRGAIPCPGSGTSLLMEWGAGRDVALVGHFAFADELRKAARKLWVLELDPREGDLPADQAAEVIPKAEVVAITGTTFINHTLEGLLELAKGKKIMILGPSTIMSPILFDYGVEALCGCKIVDIDEVTDRLSSGEGLRRLGGVKRMVLKTTHFSIG; this is translated from the coding sequence GTGAGGATCATAGAACAGATACTCGATGGCATCGATGACGCGCCCCTCAGCGAGGCGCATCTCTTCGACAGGGCATGCCTTGTGAAGTCCAGGCATGCCGGCGTCGCGTACAGATTTCGCGAAGAGCGTTCCATGAGCGGGGCCCCGGCAGCACAGGGCGCGATGGAGCTCGCGAGGCTGGCGTTATCTTCAGAGCTGGACAAGGCCTCTGTCGGCGTCGCTGCCATCAATTCCCTTATCGAGCTCAGGGGCGCGATTCCGTGCCCAGGCAGCGGGACCTCGCTCCTAATGGAATGGGGGGCCGGTCGGGACGTGGCCCTGGTCGGACACTTCGCGTTTGCGGATGAGCTGAGAAAGGCGGCCAGAAAGCTCTGGGTCCTGGAGCTCGATCCAAGGGAGGGGGACCTGCCTGCAGACCAGGCGGCTGAAGTCATACCAAAGGCCGAGGTTGTGGCGATAACCGGAACAACCTTTATAAATCATACGCTTGAAGGGCTTCTTGAGCTGGCCAAAGGAAAAAAGATAATGATTCTGGGCCCTTCCACCATAATGTCGCCGATCCTCTTCGATTATGGTGTAGAGGCGCTTTGTGGCTGCAAGATAGTCGATATAGATGAAGTGACTGATAGGCTATCTTCAGGTGAAGGCCTCCGCAGGCTGGGCGGTGTAAAGAGGATGGTATTGAAGACCACTCATTTTTCAATCGGTTAA
- a CDS encoding adenylate/guanylate cyclase domain-containing protein, giving the protein MKGLFSLVKKTSQAQLLAAVFVLLMLLGLIPKLGPALEDPIQRAASLGTPARETAVSIVAVDRNSIVELGPWPWGQDVLAKIMDQLRLTNAKIVVLDDKVTTALDAGTARRFQESDNRRFISYGFEFYPALADLPVDYEKTADASARAAEGVALPAQPRDDSTLPAMTGVNSATINREGFAADGFLNIFPDGDGVVRSHKLAARLGHRIYPALALAASSRAGGFTPLISEDSAGKTAGINIGERAVSTGPDGSLGIDFAGCSADRTLVSAKDVAAGDADAEKISEKIVLLGVTEPTIAAMYKTPLGRMSAAEIQACAMGQLTDSSPFRSFAAQPWTSIAIAAAALLYFAILMRFSMKRRTLLVFGAAIASLVAGAALVSSAALLLPSMHFAAALVALLATSWIWNLFAVELPAKRRSAQFCMRLSQHSLKAALSTGHAFEPEGRPCEIAAYAIDIRSFGSIAAFLEPRLLCSFMRRFRNTVSRPLLEYGAFIESWSSDECRASFGALTADENKAHSACRSAIATQHAISAAREDTAKRYGIERLSIGIGIWQGRAAAGELGPAGAAGFGVVGVAMESAAILRTLNRTYRTSVIVNDDVRKLCERSFRFRPLDLIMAAGDKPTLIHELVGEVGVIMPQLPKYLAARASYMQGDFERAAHLFGELLMSHPHDGPSQLFLNRAKFLIKSPPRAEWLGVWPHQ; this is encoded by the coding sequence ATGAAGGGACTCTTCAGCCTTGTAAAAAAAACAAGCCAGGCGCAACTGCTGGCGGCGGTCTTCGTGCTGCTCATGCTCCTGGGTCTCATCCCGAAGCTGGGGCCAGCGCTGGAGGACCCGATACAGCGTGCCGCATCGCTGGGAACGCCTGCGCGCGAGACCGCGGTGAGCATCGTCGCCGTCGACCGAAATTCGATCGTGGAGCTCGGACCCTGGCCCTGGGGACAGGACGTACTCGCGAAGATCATGGACCAGTTGAGGCTCACGAACGCGAAGATCGTGGTCCTGGACGACAAAGTGACTACGGCGCTCGACGCGGGCACAGCGCGCAGGTTCCAGGAATCGGACAACAGGCGCTTCATCTCGTATGGTTTCGAGTTCTATCCCGCACTTGCGGATCTGCCCGTCGACTACGAAAAGACGGCTGACGCCTCCGCGCGCGCGGCTGAGGGCGTCGCCCTGCCCGCCCAGCCCAGGGACGACTCGACACTACCCGCGATGACGGGCGTAAACAGCGCCACGATAAATCGCGAAGGCTTTGCGGCCGACGGATTCTTGAACATCTTCCCCGACGGCGACGGCGTCGTGCGCAGCCACAAGCTTGCCGCCAGACTCGGCCATAGGATCTACCCGGCGCTGGCGCTCGCCGCCTCCTCGCGAGCAGGCGGATTCACGCCGCTCATATCGGAGGACTCCGCCGGAAAGACGGCTGGGATAAACATAGGAGAGAGGGCCGTATCCACGGGCCCCGACGGCTCGCTGGGCATCGACTTCGCGGGATGCTCTGCCGACCGCACGCTCGTGAGCGCCAAGGACGTCGCGGCCGGCGACGCGGACGCTGAAAAGATCAGCGAGAAGATCGTCCTGCTGGGCGTGACCGAGCCCACGATCGCCGCAATGTACAAAACTCCGCTCGGCCGGATGAGCGCGGCCGAGATACAGGCGTGCGCCATGGGCCAACTGACGGACAGCTCCCCCTTCCGCTCCTTCGCAGCGCAGCCGTGGACCTCGATAGCGATAGCGGCGGCGGCCCTCCTCTACTTCGCGATCCTCATGCGGTTTTCGATGAAGCGGAGGACGCTGCTGGTGTTCGGCGCAGCGATCGCATCCCTCGTGGCAGGCGCGGCCCTCGTCAGTTCCGCCGCACTCCTGCTGCCGTCGATGCATTTCGCAGCGGCGTTGGTCGCGCTCCTCGCGACGTCGTGGATATGGAACCTCTTTGCAGTGGAGTTGCCGGCCAAGAGGCGCAGCGCGCAGTTTTGCATGAGGCTCTCGCAGCACTCGCTCAAGGCCGCCCTCTCGACCGGGCACGCGTTCGAACCCGAGGGAAGGCCCTGCGAAATCGCAGCCTACGCGATCGACATCCGCAGCTTCGGCTCGATCGCCGCATTCCTCGAGCCCAGATTACTCTGCTCATTTATGCGCAGGTTCCGAAACACGGTATCGCGCCCGCTGCTCGAGTACGGCGCGTTCATAGAGTCCTGGTCCTCGGACGAATGCCGCGCTTCGTTCGGCGCCCTCACGGCCGACGAGAACAAGGCCCACTCGGCCTGCAGGAGCGCCATCGCGACACAGCACGCGATCTCCGCGGCGCGCGAAGATACGGCGAAGAGATACGGCATCGAGCGGCTTTCGATCGGCATCGGCATCTGGCAGGGCCGCGCCGCAGCGGGCGAGCTCGGCCCCGCTGGCGCCGCCGGCTTCGGCGTCGTCGGAGTTGCTATGGAATCCGCCGCGATATTGCGCACGCTCAACCGCACCTACAGGACCTCAGTCATCGTGAACGACGACGTGCGAAAGCTCTGCGAGCGATCCTTCAGATTCAGGCCGCTCGACCTCATCATGGCGGCAGGCGACAAACCGACGCTCATCCACGAACTCGTGGGCGAGGTGGGCGTGATAATGCCGCAGCTGCCCAAGTACCTCGCCGCCCGCGCCTCCTACATGCAAGGCGACTTCGAGCGCGCAGCCCACCTCTTCGGAGAACTCCTCATGTCCCATCCGCACGACGGACCTTCGCAGCTCTTCCTCAACCGGGCGAAATTCCTGATAAAATCACCGCCCAGGGCGGAATGGCTGGGCGTGTGGCCTCACCAATAA
- a CDS encoding lytic transglycosylase domain-containing protein has product MNNIIHSKRLQILALNMVGIALIYMLSFCYGKVDIKDVGAGNEMISYAEEINRAAETHDVNPALIAAVIHAESNFKIRARSQVGAQGLMQIMPSTARMLGCRNSWDPAQNIFAGAKYLRQLMDRFNGNLAHAIAAYNAGPGAVSKHNGIPPYKETRNYVKKVLSHYTRYQKIFASDPLIS; this is encoded by the coding sequence ATGAACAACATAATACATTCAAAGAGACTGCAGATCCTGGCGCTGAACATGGTAGGCATAGCCCTCATCTATATGCTGAGCTTCTGCTACGGCAAGGTCGATATCAAGGATGTAGGGGCGGGCAATGAGATGATAAGCTATGCCGAGGAGATCAATAGGGCCGCTGAGACCCATGATGTGAATCCAGCCCTGATAGCCGCGGTCATCCATGCTGAGTCGAATTTCAAGATCAGGGCGCGTTCGCAGGTGGGCGCCCAGGGCTTGATGCAGATCATGCCGTCCACTGCCCGCATGCTCGGCTGCAGAAACTCATGGGATCCTGCCCAGAACATCTTCGCGGGCGCCAAGTATCTCCGCCAGCTCATGGACCGCTTCAACGGAAACCTTGCGCACGCGATCGCCGCCTACAACGCCGGCCCGGGCGCGGTATCAAAGCACAACGGCATCCCGCCGTACAAAGAGACCCGCAACTATGTGAAGAAGGTCCTGAGCCACTACACCCGCTATCAGAAGATATTCGCCTCAGATCCGCTGATATCGTAA